In one Blastocatellia bacterium genomic region, the following are encoded:
- the selD gene encoding selenide, water dikinase SelD — translation MQQTEQIRLTQMSHGAGUACKLSLADLSQVLRQLTPSDDPNILIGPATSDDVGVYRLNDDMALVMTTDFFAPVVDDPYWFGAIAAANSLSDVYAKGVQPLVALNLVAFPSKHLPLDVLTQILRGGADKAREAGVAIIGGHSVDDAEPKYGLAVVGICHPSAIISNATARPGDRLVLTKPLGLGIITTGIKRQLVDQSTIHQATQLMATLNKAAAHAMVNVGVHASTDVTGYGLIGHLREMVSASGVGATVRAAAVPVLPATWELIPQKAIPGGSRNNHAFLSAFVQWDDGVSESMQLVLCDAQTSGGLLIAVAPEKADQLVEKLVAVGAPVAALIGEITAGPAGYIHVIP, via the coding sequence ATGCAACAAACAGAGCAGATTCGATTGACCCAGATGAGTCATGGCGCAGGTTGAGCGTGTAAGTTGAGTCTTGCCGACCTGTCGCAGGTGCTGCGCCAGTTGACTCCATCGGATGATCCAAACATCTTAATCGGGCCGGCCACGTCCGATGATGTCGGCGTCTACCGTCTCAACGACGACATGGCGCTGGTGATGACGACCGATTTCTTCGCGCCTGTCGTGGATGATCCATACTGGTTCGGCGCCATTGCTGCGGCTAATTCATTGAGCGATGTGTACGCTAAAGGCGTTCAACCACTGGTCGCGCTCAATCTGGTTGCGTTTCCGAGCAAGCATCTGCCGCTGGATGTCCTAACGCAGATTCTCAGGGGCGGCGCTGACAAAGCCCGTGAAGCGGGCGTCGCCATCATCGGCGGACACAGCGTTGACGACGCCGAGCCAAAGTATGGACTGGCCGTTGTTGGTATCTGTCATCCCAGCGCGATCATTTCCAATGCCACGGCTCGTCCGGGCGATCGGTTAGTGCTGACCAAACCGCTCGGCCTCGGCATCATCACTACCGGCATCAAGCGCCAGCTCGTTGACCAATCAACAATCCATCAAGCGACGCAGTTGATGGCGACGTTGAATAAAGCCGCAGCTCATGCGATGGTCAACGTCGGTGTTCACGCTTCAACCGATGTGACCGGCTATGGATTGATCGGCCACCTGCGCGAGATGGTCAGCGCCAGCGGCGTCGGCGCAACTGTTCGCGCTGCTGCTGTGCCGGTGCTGCCGGCCACGTGGGAGCTGATCCCGCAGAAGGCGATACCGGGCGGCAGCCGTAACAATCACGCTTTTCTGTCAGCGTTTGTTCAATGGGACGACGGCGTGTCCGAGTCCATGCAACTGGTTCTGTGCGATGCCCAGACATCCGGCGGCCTGCTCATTGCAGTCGCTCCGGAGAAAGCAGACCAATTGGTTGAAAAGCTCGTTGCTGTTGGCGCGCCAGTGGCCGCGCTGATCGGTGAAATCACGGCTGGTCCGGCCGGCTACATCCATGTCATCCCGTGA
- the thpR gene encoding RNA 2',3'-cyclic phosphodiesterase: MTDATLIRTFICIELPDELKAAIAAIQEQFKMHKAHVSWVRPQNIHLTLKFLGDVEQQRLPDIIAQVNNVATAYSPFWLTPHGQGVFPTTKHPRVFWLGINDETGQLPALQAAVESALESLGFPKEQRRFQPHLTIGRVRPYRKPKDLTQAFLHLAFSASPFLVDHITVMQSELKPTGAVYTPLHVVALGEKSSPGDAGTGIV; the protein is encoded by the coding sequence ATGACCGACGCGACCTTGATTCGCACATTCATTTGCATTGAATTACCTGACGAACTGAAAGCAGCAATTGCAGCCATTCAAGAGCAGTTCAAAATGCATAAAGCTCACGTCAGTTGGGTTCGCCCACAAAACATTCACCTGACACTGAAATTCCTCGGCGATGTTGAGCAACAGCGACTGCCGGACATTATCGCGCAAGTCAACAATGTGGCTACAGCATATTCGCCGTTCTGGCTAACGCCGCATGGTCAGGGCGTGTTCCCCACCACCAAACATCCGCGCGTCTTCTGGCTGGGCATCAACGATGAAACAGGCCAATTGCCGGCTCTGCAGGCAGCCGTTGAGTCGGCTCTAGAATCACTGGGATTCCCCAAAGAGCAACGCCGCTTTCAACCACACTTGACGATCGGGCGTGTTCGACCGTATCGAAAACCCAAGGACCTGACGCAGGCTTTTCTGCATCTCGCGTTTTCCGCCTCGCCGTTCCTCGTTGACCACATCACGGTGATGCAAAGCGAGCTGAAACCAACCGGCGCCGTTTACACGCCGCTGCACGTCGTCGCGCTGGGAGAAAAGTCCAGTCCGGGCGATGCCGGCACCGGCATTGTTTGA
- the rimO gene encoding 30S ribosomal protein S12 methylthiotransferase RimO gives MKKIGFVSLGCPKNLVDSEVMMGLVKERGYELTADEHEAEIIVVNTCAFINPAKEESVDTILEMAQLKQTGRCRKLIVTGCLVERYRDVLVHEMPEIDAVLGTNEVEEILRACEDQANPARAVGPTPYLYDHTTPRVLSTPRYTAYIKIAEGCDHRCDFCVIPRLRGPMRSRRPESVVEEARRLVEQGVREIVLVGQDTTHYGEDLGLRHGLAELLKRLARVDGLAWVRFMYGYPHHISDELLDVVASEETLCKYFDIPFQHVSQRILHRMQRGGSRAALEHLVERIRRRIPHAALRTSFITGYPGETEEEFQELLDHVRQIQFDHVGVFVYSDEEGTGASEHPDKVPRRIAQARRRILMQEQARISKQKNRQLVGQRRRVLLEGTSPESEYLLQGRLESQAPEIDGCVLINEMPDDCAVEPGQFVTVQITRAFAHDLLGRIV, from the coding sequence ATGAAGAAGATCGGGTTTGTCAGTTTGGGCTGTCCGAAGAATTTAGTGGATAGCGAAGTGATGATGGGGCTGGTCAAAGAGCGGGGATATGAGCTGACGGCTGATGAACACGAAGCAGAGATCATCGTGGTGAATACCTGCGCGTTCATCAATCCGGCCAAGGAAGAATCAGTTGATACGATCTTAGAAATGGCTCAATTGAAACAGACCGGCCGATGTCGCAAGCTGATTGTGACAGGCTGCTTGGTTGAACGGTATCGTGATGTGTTGGTTCATGAGATGCCGGAAATTGATGCGGTGCTAGGGACGAACGAAGTTGAAGAGATTCTTCGCGCCTGTGAGGATCAAGCCAACCCAGCGCGAGCAGTTGGGCCGACGCCGTACTTGTACGATCACACGACCCCGCGCGTGCTCTCGACGCCGCGATATACCGCCTATATCAAAATTGCCGAAGGCTGCGATCACCGTTGCGACTTTTGTGTCATTCCTCGACTGCGCGGCCCGATGCGCAGTCGTCGGCCTGAATCGGTCGTTGAGGAAGCGCGCCGACTGGTCGAGCAAGGCGTGCGCGAAATTGTGCTTGTTGGGCAGGACACCACGCACTATGGCGAGGACCTGGGCCTGCGTCACGGACTCGCAGAGTTGCTCAAACGATTGGCGCGGGTTGACGGCCTGGCCTGGGTCCGATTCATGTACGGTTATCCTCACCACATCAGCGATGAGCTGCTCGATGTCGTCGCCAGTGAAGAGACGTTGTGCAAGTACTTTGACATTCCGTTTCAGCATGTCAGCCAGAGGATTTTGCATCGCATGCAACGCGGTGGTTCACGCGCTGCGCTGGAACACTTGGTCGAACGCATTCGCCGACGCATTCCTCATGCAGCGTTGCGTACCAGCTTTATTACAGGTTACCCCGGCGAGACCGAAGAGGAGTTTCAAGAATTGCTTGATCACGTTCGACAAATCCAATTTGATCACGTCGGCGTGTTCGTCTATTCCGATGAAGAGGGCACCGGCGCCTCTGAGCATCCCGATAAAGTGCCCCGACGAATCGCTCAGGCGCGACGCCGCATCTTGATGCAAGAACAGGCTCGCATCTCCAAGCAGAAAAATCGTCAGCTCGTCGGTCAGCGCCGACGTGTGTTATTGGAAGGGACCTCACCTGAATCTGAGTATCTGTTGCAAGGCCGGCTGGAATCGCAAGCGCCGGAGATTGACGGATGTGTGCTGATCAATGAGATGCCTGATGATTGCGCAGTTGAACCAGGCCAGTTTGTCACTGTGCAAATCACTCGCGCCTTTGCGCACGATCTCTTGGGGAGGATTGTGTGA
- the cdaA gene encoding diadenylate cyclase CdaA: protein MNFTRLFAQISYRDVLDVAAVALIIYGLLKPIKGTRAIQIVYGVLVVWLIHSVAVRYELRSLEFLLRHALLYLGFVIIVIFQSELRSALIQFGKYVPQRFGFRQVRLSRDEFMVEEVILAATTLSAQRIGALIVFERDVSLEHFMDTGVRLDARVSYDLLVTIFNTRAPLHDGAVIIRKDRIAAASCFLPLTLNPYLSKELGTRHRAAIGITEDTDAVALVVSEETGITSLAMNGEIKRHLDAAQLRLALHEVLLPPRRYRREAAAETSALTMPKPILTTLTNRALMWKGLGFRSRVSGTEK from the coding sequence ATGAATTTCACGCGGTTATTTGCCCAAATTTCATACCGAGATGTGCTCGACGTGGCTGCTGTGGCGCTGATCATTTACGGTCTGCTTAAACCGATCAAGGGCACGCGGGCAATTCAAATCGTGTATGGCGTGCTGGTCGTTTGGTTGATCCATAGCGTTGCTGTGCGATATGAGCTGCGAAGCCTTGAATTCCTGCTACGACATGCCCTGCTCTACTTAGGGTTCGTCATCATTGTGATCTTTCAGAGCGAGCTGCGTTCAGCATTGATCCAATTTGGCAAATATGTGCCTCAACGCTTCGGTTTTCGTCAGGTGCGATTGTCGCGCGATGAATTCATGGTTGAAGAGGTCATCCTGGCGGCGACCACGCTGTCGGCTCAGCGCATCGGAGCGTTAATCGTCTTTGAGCGGGACGTCTCACTGGAACACTTCATGGATACGGGCGTGCGGCTGGATGCCCGCGTCTCCTACGATTTGCTGGTGACCATTTTCAACACGCGAGCGCCGTTGCATGATGGCGCGGTCATTATTCGCAAGGACCGTATCGCCGCAGCCAGTTGTTTCTTGCCGTTGACGCTCAATCCTTATCTTTCCAAAGAGCTGGGCACACGTCACCGAGCAGCCATTGGCATTACCGAAGATACGGATGCCGTGGCGCTGGTCGTATCGGAAGAAACCGGCATCACGTCACTGGCAATGAACGGCGAGATTAAGCGACACCTGGACGCGGCGCAGTTGCGTCTCGCCTTGCACGAGGTGTTGTTGCCGCCAAGGCGCTACCGGCGTGAAGCGGCCGCTGAGACGTCCGCGCTCACCATGCCAAAGCCAATCCTGACCACATTAACAAACCGCGCCCTGATGTGGAAGGGGCTAGGATTTCGCTCACGTGTCTCCGGCACTGAAAAATAG
- a CDS encoding site-2 protease family protein has protein sequence MSIRLKPITVARVFGIPVKLSYGWFPVFGLHIYAVSAHYLPHHLPYQTTIEHWGLGVLTTVLLFLSVLGHELGHALFARAEGLKIYDITLHLFGGLARFDREADTPLGDFKIAVAGPAASFLHGLMFFVLNQLSIYVLPSRSAALLTNYLALTNLILALFNLLPGFPLDGGRVLRAWLWHRHGDFFAATRWVTQAGRGIAYFLIALGVFWMLTWKTSADLFIGAWAMFVGVFLKDAAHATLRHLNAVHQAAHLRVADAMKQSAIIPPAMTIQQLVDDILPVHRQTSFPVCQQRRFIGVILLERLRQIPPEQWSTLTAQDVMLPTTANMLLHPSTPLGTAQSLLRDNQVGCAGVLDDAGQFVGFISLLEIHKKLVS, from the coding sequence ATGTCAATCCGACTCAAACCGATCACCGTCGCGCGAGTTTTTGGTATCCCGGTCAAGTTGAGCTATGGTTGGTTTCCCGTTTTTGGATTGCATATCTACGCCGTTTCCGCTCACTACCTGCCACACCATCTTCCCTATCAAACAACGATCGAACATTGGGGCTTGGGTGTGTTGACAACGGTGCTGCTGTTTTTGTCGGTGCTAGGTCATGAACTGGGGCACGCATTGTTTGCGCGAGCTGAGGGACTGAAAATTTATGACATCACTCTGCACCTGTTTGGCGGATTGGCGCGATTCGATCGCGAAGCTGATACGCCGCTGGGAGATTTCAAGATTGCGGTGGCCGGTCCGGCGGCCAGTTTTTTGCACGGCTTGATGTTTTTCGTGCTAAACCAGCTTAGCATTTACGTCCTGCCATCTCGTTCGGCAGCCCTGCTGACCAACTATCTGGCTCTCACCAATCTGATTCTGGCGCTCTTCAATTTGCTGCCGGGCTTCCCCTTAGATGGCGGTCGCGTGTTGCGAGCCTGGTTGTGGCATCGGCATGGCGACTTTTTTGCGGCGACGCGATGGGTCACACAGGCCGGGCGAGGTATCGCCTATTTTCTGATCGCGCTTGGCGTCTTCTGGATGCTCACCTGGAAGACGAGCGCCGACTTGTTCATCGGCGCATGGGCGATGTTCGTCGGCGTCTTCTTGAAAGACGCCGCTCATGCAACGCTGCGCCACCTCAACGCAGTTCACCAGGCAGCCCACTTGCGCGTCGCCGACGCAATGAAACAATCAGCCATAATCCCACCAGCAATGACCATTCAACAGCTCGTGGATGACATCCTGCCGGTTCATCGTCAGACGTCGTTTCCTGTCTGCCAACAACGGCGTTTCATCGGCGTGATCCTACTGGAGCGATTGCGGCAGATTCCACCGGAGCAGTGGTCAACACTGACGGCTCAAGATGTCATGCTGCCCACAACAGCCAACATGCTACTGCATCCATCCACCCCACTGGGCACAGCGCAATCGCTGCTGCGTGATAATCAGGTCGGTTGTGCCGGCGTGCTGGACGATGCCGGACAATTTGTCGGTTTCATTAGCTTGCTGGAAATTCATAAAAAGCTCGTGTCGTGA
- a CDS encoding CRTAC1 family protein — MKVSGAWSVVSGQWKVRVAAVVAIVLTVLLSTQGRQKLPPANKKIQFVEVTAAAKITWRHDNLATPEKYLIETMGGGGAFLDYDNDGWLDIYLVNSGETPFHKPKTAIRNALYRNNRDGTFSDVTEKAGVMGRGFGMGATVADYDNDGLSDIYVTNFGPNILYRNNGDGTFTDVTDKAGVGDPRWSTSAAFFDYDNDGRLDLFVCNYLDWNFDKNVYCGESRPGYRAYCHPDVFRGIVNTLYRNNGDGTFTDVSAKTGISSVEGKALGVVAADYNDDGWIDIYVANDAVRNFLFKNDGQGRFREIALMAEVAYGLNAKPESGMGVDFGDYNGDGKLDLFVTNIDLEPNRLHRYEGDDRFFDATVQAGLAEMAMLYSGFGTRFVDFDNDGDLDIFVTNGHPLDNVHLFREGVYYAEEPFLLENINGVFRNIADTLGEVMKRRYAGRGLASGDYDNDGDTDFLLINCGQPPVLIRNDGGNRNNWIGLKLIGVKSNRDAIGATVIVKAQKLTIWRSVNGGGSYCSGHDMRLLVGLGQRQKVDEIEIRWPSGTRDRLRAPRINRYVEVREGATNAEQKR, encoded by the coding sequence ATGAAGGTCAGTGGCGCGTGGTCAGTGGTCAGCGGTCAGTGGAAGGTGAGGGTCGCTGCTGTGGTGGCGATCGTTCTTACAGTGTTGTTGTCAACTCAGGGACGACAGAAGCTGCCTCCAGCCAACAAGAAGATTCAATTCGTCGAGGTCACGGCAGCGGCCAAGATCACCTGGCGGCACGACAACCTGGCCACACCCGAAAAGTACTTGATCGAGACAATGGGCGGCGGCGGCGCGTTTCTGGATTATGACAACGATGGCTGGTTGGACATCTATCTGGTCAATAGCGGTGAGACGCCGTTTCACAAGCCCAAGACAGCAATTCGCAATGCGCTCTATCGAAATAATCGTGACGGCACATTCAGCGACGTGACCGAGAAAGCTGGCGTGATGGGTCGCGGTTTCGGCATGGGGGCGACCGTCGCTGACTACGACAATGATGGACTGAGCGACATCTATGTGACCAACTTCGGCCCCAACATTCTCTATCGCAATAACGGAGACGGCACGTTCACTGACGTGACCGACAAAGCGGGCGTCGGCGATCCGCGGTGGAGCACCAGCGCCGCTTTTTTTGATTACGACAATGATGGACGACTCGACTTGTTCGTCTGCAATTACCTTGACTGGAATTTCGACAAAAACGTCTACTGTGGCGAGAGTCGCCCCGGCTATCGCGCCTACTGTCATCCCGACGTATTCAGAGGGATTGTGAACACGCTCTATCGGAACAACGGCGATGGCACATTCACGGACGTCTCGGCCAAGACCGGTATCAGCTCGGTCGAAGGCAAAGCATTGGGCGTTGTCGCTGCCGATTACAATGATGATGGCTGGATAGACATTTACGTGGCTAACGATGCGGTGCGAAATTTCCTCTTCAAAAACGACGGTCAAGGCCGGTTCCGTGAGATTGCCTTGATGGCAGAAGTTGCCTATGGACTGAACGCCAAACCGGAATCCGGCATGGGCGTGGACTTCGGCGATTACAACGGCGATGGCAAGCTTGATCTGTTCGTCACCAACATTGATCTTGAGCCGAATCGGCTGCATCGCTATGAGGGTGACGATCGGTTTTTTGACGCGACGGTTCAGGCCGGCCTTGCAGAGATGGCCATGCTCTATAGCGGATTCGGCACGCGCTTTGTTGATTTCGACAACGACGGCGATCTCGATATTTTTGTGACTAACGGCCATCCGCTCGATAACGTGCATCTGTTCCGCGAAGGCGTCTACTACGCAGAAGAACCATTCCTGTTGGAGAATATCAACGGCGTATTCCGTAACATTGCCGACACGCTGGGAGAAGTGATGAAACGCCGCTACGCCGGTCGCGGGCTAGCATCGGGTGATTACGACAACGATGGCGACACCGACTTTCTTTTGATCAATTGCGGGCAACCGCCCGTTCTGATCCGTAACGATGGCGGCAATCGGAATAATTGGATCGGCCTCAAGCTGATCGGAGTCAAGAGCAATCGTGATGCCATCGGCGCCACTGTCATCGTCAAAGCGCAGAAGCTGACGATTTGGCGCAGCGTCAACGGCGGAGGTAGTTACTGCTCCGGCCATGACATGCGACTGCTGGTTGGACTCGGCCAACGACAAAAAGTTGACGAGATCGAAATCCGCTGGCCCAGCGGCACGCGCGATCGTCTGCGCGCGCCACGCATCAACAGGTATGTGGAGGTGCGCGAGGGCGCGACGAATGCGGAGCAGAAAAGGTGA
- a CDS encoding ectonucleotide pyrophosphatase/phosphodiesterase, with protein MKKRADILLLVHRWKVALAWMLLILLFSGWDSSRLVSAQTAVSERPYLILISIDGLVPDYYNRPDRLGLRLPNMRRLCREGACAEGVIGVYPTVTFPSHTTLVTGARPADHGVWTNTVFDEPTQPPTGRWLWEASFIRTETLWMAAKKAGLSVACAIWPVTVGAQGIDWHIPEVWDATGPFKLISQTMRDRSTPGLIDDILRASNRTPNDYAPYDEFTVDAAVYMIERFKPNFLMVHLIDLDQAQHEAGPYSARGFEATERADAAIGRILEAIRRAGIEASTTVAIVSDHGFMRIDKEFHAGAVLAQAGLIRLNAQGQVISWDAAVHPSGASAAIYLKNPNDASVANRVWAAFEPYTKGPEAPLRRILQRDELDQLGANPRATFFLEPSNFYAITNSFKEPVIQPAPEKKRGNHGFLPERPEMYASLILWGRGIQRTSLEFVQMTDIAPTLARILNIPFQPPAYSQPITKVLAQPSKQAETQTAAK; from the coding sequence ATGAAAAAGCGAGCCGACATTCTTCTACTCGTGCACCGATGGAAAGTCGCATTGGCATGGATGCTGCTGATTCTTCTCTTTTCTGGTTGGGATTCCAGCCGGCTTGTCTCCGCTCAGACAGCGGTTTCAGAGCGACCGTATCTGATCTTGATTTCGATTGATGGTCTGGTGCCGGATTATTACAATCGCCCCGACCGTTTAGGATTACGCTTACCCAATATGCGCCGGTTGTGCCGCGAGGGAGCATGCGCTGAAGGCGTCATCGGCGTTTATCCGACTGTCACGTTCCCGTCTCACACCACGTTGGTGACCGGCGCTCGACCGGCTGATCACGGCGTTTGGACGAACACTGTCTTTGACGAACCGACTCAACCGCCGACAGGCCGTTGGCTCTGGGAAGCCTCGTTTATTCGGACGGAGACGCTGTGGATGGCTGCCAAGAAAGCCGGCTTGAGCGTGGCCTGCGCTATCTGGCCGGTCACCGTTGGCGCTCAAGGGATTGATTGGCACATTCCCGAAGTGTGGGACGCAACCGGTCCGTTCAAGCTCATTTCGCAGACGATGCGAGATCGCTCGACGCCCGGTCTCATTGATGACATCCTGCGCGCCTCCAATCGAACCCCCAATGACTATGCGCCCTACGACGAGTTCACAGTGGATGCGGCTGTGTACATGATCGAGCGATTCAAGCCGAATTTCTTGATGGTTCATCTGATTGACCTGGATCAGGCGCAGCATGAAGCCGGTCCCTATTCAGCTCGTGGCTTTGAAGCAACGGAACGGGCTGACGCAGCTATCGGTCGTATCCTGGAGGCGATTCGCCGCGCCGGAATTGAAGCTTCCACGACCGTCGCTATTGTCTCCGATCACGGATTCATGCGCATTGACAAAGAGTTTCATGCAGGCGCGGTGTTGGCTCAAGCCGGCCTGATTCGCCTCAACGCGCAAGGCCAGGTGATCAGTTGGGACGCCGCTGTTCATCCCAGTGGCGCGTCGGCGGCCATCTATCTAAAAAATCCGAACGACGCATCGGTGGCCAATCGTGTCTGGGCTGCGTTTGAACCTTACACCAAAGGCCCCGAAGCGCCGCTGCGTCGGATTCTGCAACGAGACGAATTGGATCAACTCGGCGCCAATCCACGCGCCACGTTCTTTCTGGAACCATCGAACTTCTACGCCATCACCAACAGCTTCAAAGAACCGGTGATTCAACCGGCTCCAGAGAAGAAACGCGGCAATCACGGATTCCTGCCTGAACGGCCTGAAATGTACGCCAGCTTGATCCTATGGGGTCGCGGCATTCAACGTACTTCGCTGGAATTTGTCCAGATGACCGATATTGCTCCTACGCTTGCTCGCATCCTGAATATCCCATTCCAACCGCCGGCATACAGTCAACCGATCACCAAAGTTCTTGCGCAACCGTCCAAGCAAGCTGAGACCCAAACTGCTGCCAAGTAA
- the glmM gene encoding phosphoglucosamine mutase: MASLFGTDGIRGEPGTYPLDPPTIYTCARSLASHLRERLGRPPRVVTGRDTRESGRWIEGLVTRALRDMEADVISAGIMTTPGIAYLTRSQQFDAGVVISASHNPVPDNGIKIFASTGAKLDDQLEQAIEADVRQAAPVTPSATVWLEDGEELRRHYMDFLIKQVGHQVNLSGLRIGLDCANGAAYEIAPTVLQALGAEIQAWGVEPNGVNINQGCGTIHIEALSEQVRQHGCDLGIAFDGDADRALFVGPDGRIFDGDHILFIVATQMKQQGRLNGDLVVGTVMSNWGLEQALRQHEITLYRTPVGDRYVLEKLLELNGSLGGEQSGHIIFPQISLAGDGLITAIEVLRIMSETGSDLDQLSRGFTRHPQLLVNVPVKTKTPFEQVPAIVAEQQQIEHLLHGRGRLLLRYSGTENKARVMIEADDPVLVHTLAHQLANTIREHLG, from the coding sequence ATGGCATCCTTGTTTGGCACAGACGGCATTCGTGGTGAGCCTGGCACATACCCGCTCGACCCACCGACCATTTACACCTGCGCTCGTTCGTTGGCAAGCCATTTGAGAGAACGACTCGGACGCCCCCCGCGCGTAGTTACCGGGCGCGACACGCGGGAATCAGGCCGCTGGATCGAAGGGCTGGTCACGCGCGCCTTGCGCGACATGGAAGCCGATGTGATCAGCGCCGGCATTATGACGACGCCCGGCATCGCTTACTTGACGCGCTCGCAACAATTCGACGCCGGCGTGGTTATCTCAGCTTCGCACAATCCCGTCCCTGATAATGGAATCAAGATATTCGCTTCGACCGGCGCCAAACTGGACGATCAGTTGGAGCAAGCCATTGAGGCAGATGTGCGCCAGGCTGCGCCCGTGACCCCTTCAGCGACGGTCTGGCTGGAGGATGGCGAAGAGCTACGGCGCCACTACATGGATTTTTTGATTAAGCAGGTCGGCCATCAGGTAAATCTGAGTGGACTCCGGATCGGCTTGGATTGCGCTAACGGAGCCGCTTACGAGATTGCGCCGACTGTCCTTCAGGCGCTAGGGGCAGAGATTCAGGCGTGGGGCGTGGAACCCAACGGTGTCAACATTAACCAGGGTTGTGGCACGATTCACATTGAAGCCTTATCTGAGCAGGTGCGCCAGCATGGCTGTGATCTAGGCATCGCCTTCGACGGCGACGCCGACCGCGCGTTGTTCGTCGGACCGGATGGACGCATCTTTGACGGCGATCATATTCTCTTCATCGTTGCCACTCAGATGAAACAGCAGGGACGGCTCAATGGCGACCTTGTCGTTGGCACCGTGATGAGCAATTGGGGATTGGAGCAAGCATTGCGTCAACACGAGATCACGCTCTACCGCACGCCGGTGGGCGACCGATATGTGCTGGAAAAATTGCTCGAACTGAATGGGTCGCTTGGCGGCGAACAATCGGGTCACATTATTTTTCCGCAGATCAGTTTGGCTGGCGACGGACTGATCACAGCCATTGAAGTGCTGCGCATCATGTCGGAAACCGGCTCCGACCTAGACCAACTCTCGCGTGGCTTCACGCGGCATCCGCAACTGTTGGTCAACGTGCCGGTGAAAACGAAGACGCCGTTTGAGCAGGTCCCGGCCATTGTCGCCGAACAACAGCAGATCGAGCACCTGTTGCACGGACGAGGTCGGTTGCTGCTGCGTTATTCCGGCACGGAGAACAAAGCCCGCGTCATGATCGAAGCCGACGATCCAGTCCTGGTTCACACGTTAGCCCATCAACTGGCCAACACTATTCGGGAGCATTTGGGATAG
- a CDS encoding CdaR family protein: MAEQSWQQKLDEWRSVLLEAVERFFTENKSLKLVSLGIALLMWFTLSQQGERDRTIENVTVEIINRRSDTMVTAVPIKVVDIRVRGPLSVVTNLSRTNVRVVIDVTAMSPMNHLIWLGAAHVRLPSEAEVLRIDPPNIPVLVESVVRRSVAVKPVFDLEQLPAHLAIAEYQMNPSQVNISGPASEIDPVQHVLTQPITLPPVQTDASLTVSLQQPGPHVTLTPSQINLTIRTDQVAEKQFPQITLPSLPRNLAISATSVTVTLKGPKSLLDKMGPQDMIVKLDATTFSKDGREVSPKVELSERYRELVSVLSVRPEKLMITAR, encoded by the coding sequence ATGGCAGAGCAGAGTTGGCAACAAAAACTGGACGAGTGGCGCTCCGTGTTGCTAGAAGCCGTCGAGCGGTTTTTCACCGAGAATAAATCACTCAAGCTGGTCTCTCTGGGCATTGCTCTGCTGATGTGGTTCACACTGTCGCAACAAGGCGAGCGCGACCGCACCATCGAGAACGTCACTGTAGAGATCATCAATCGCCGCTCCGATACGATGGTCACCGCTGTCCCCATCAAGGTGGTAGACATCCGTGTGCGTGGCCCTTTGTCTGTTGTGACCAATCTGAGTCGAACAAACGTTCGCGTGGTGATTGACGTGACGGCAATGTCGCCGATGAATCATTTGATTTGGCTGGGAGCAGCTCATGTGCGCTTGCCCTCGGAGGCTGAAGTGCTCAGGATTGATCCGCCGAACATTCCTGTGCTGGTTGAATCGGTCGTGCGCCGGTCTGTTGCCGTTAAGCCCGTGTTTGATCTGGAACAATTACCCGCTCACCTGGCGATTGCCGAGTATCAGATGAATCCGTCTCAGGTCAATATCAGCGGTCCGGCCTCCGAGATTGACCCGGTGCAGCACGTATTGACCCAACCGATCACACTCCCACCGGTTCAAACCGACGCTTCGCTGACTGTCTCCTTGCAACAGCCGGGACCGCATGTGACACTCACGCCGTCACAGATCAACCTCACCATCCGCACGGATCAGGTCGCGGAAAAGCAATTTCCTCAGATCACGCTGCCTTCGCTGCCACGCAATCTTGCGATTTCTGCCACCAGTGTGACCGTCACGTTGAAGGGACCCAAGAGCTTGCTTGACAAAATGGGGCCGCAGGATATGATTGTGAAACTCGATGCAACGACGTTTTCAAAGGATGGTCGTGAAGTTTCTCCGAAGGTTGAATTATCCGAACGCTACCGCGAGCTGGTTAGCGTGTTGTCCGTTCGACCGGAGAAGCTGATGATCACAGCTCGATAA